The nucleotide sequence AAGTAGGACTTAATTGATAAAAATGATGATCatatgaaggtttttttttgttggcatccacatataaacatatatgtgaAGGATTGATTTGACATTAGCCTACAAGTAGTGATTAGGGAACAGGAGTTGATTAGATTGAAAATGAGGGCTTAGGTGAAAAATGTGTATTTAAGTTAGCATAAATGGAGAAACATCACTCTTCTAGTGCTaatttcataaatcataataagCTTGTCATGGGCATGGAGTCACTGATCTTAGCAATATAGCACATTTGGAGGGCATTAAGTTGGGCCCTACCATCTGACCTGTCAAGCGGCCAAGTGGGTTTTacatcttataaaaaaaaaaaaagatgcttaagatatattcattcaaatcaatagtttttttaaaaaaatattggtgGCATCTTGTGGGCTGGGATTTAGTATGAAAAGGCCTAACTTAGCCCAAATTGGTTGGACATGGGCTGGGATTTAGTATTAAAAAAGCCTAACTTAGCCCAAATTGGTTGAACCCATGCCTTAGCCCAAATTTCAATGGACACCCCTAGAGAGTTCGGTGTGGGCTTATAAGTTATAAACTTATATAAGTAGGCTCAACAATACAATGAGACTTTTGGTCATCAATAAACGAGGAGTAGGACACGTGGTATTAGAGTGTAACCGGGCCGGGCTTGGGTAACCGGTCAGGGTTAGACCCGACCCGGTTTTTTTTCAGGAGCATAGGGCCATAGGCAACCGATCAATAATCCTGTTAAGAGGTTACCTAGCAATACTTAATAGAGTTTACATACAATGGACAAAAACCCGATCCAGCGTCACATCTAATCCCTAAATTCATACTTTAAGCGTTTGAGCAAATATTTATCGGTGACCCAATAGTCTGAAAATTCTAACAATATTGACCCAAATCGAAGTCTATTATGAGTTTATCAGATTAAATTTGACTCGAACACTTAACAAAGTTTTCGGATCTGCCCAATAAACTTCGGGTTGATTCGGGTCACCGAGTCACTTCAGATTTGGAAACCAATGTACACCATTATATACATGTGTGTCCACGGTCGATTTCGGTCGacttttttgacataaatttaacctaTCATTTAGTCGGCTATTGAGGTTCGATTAGTTTTTTGAATCGACTATCACTAATATACATGTGACAATAAGTGATTAGATGATTGATTTGGTGATTCCATTTGGCATGTTTTTTTTGACCGCACTAGCCACATCACATGACATACTGGGATCTTCTCCTCTTATCCAATATGACTCGGATagtgcctttttttttcttccatgaaTGACTCAGATGGTGCTTAGACTGACATGGCACACATGACAAGATTGATGAGTTTATCTACTAAATTAAGATTATCTCTGTACAACTTGTAGTCGGGACCAAAGCCAGCCGGATAACCATGATCTGTCGGAGGATTTGGCACGGTAGGGCTTGGAGCTCCTGCCGTCGAATACTCTATCCGTATGCCGCCGAGAGTCCATCCCCTTTTCCGTCGCCGGTATCGTGGCGGTCGAGTTTCGATTCGGCATCGTGTCTCTATGCTAGTAACCAAATCGCTGTGAGTCTCTCTGATCGAACCTCTAGTATGGGGAGAAGAAAGACTTGTTGCTTAAATCTATCTTGGTATTCTATTGTCACTGTTTAACAAAGCTTCCTAAGCTAGTTTAGTTGTACATGCTATTTAGATAGTTTTTGACTGTATCAACTGTAGAGTGATTAAAGAGATCACATGCCGAACATTGATTAGTTGGTGTTTGACTGATCCCAAAAAAGAAGTTTTAGGATTAGGTCTTGTTGTATATGCTTGCGTCTGCCAATTTTAACTGTTTTAATAATTTTCCAGCTATTTTTGTAAGTACATTTGATTATATCTGATAATTTTTTGATGTAAATTGCTGGATTGTATTTGATTGTTTcatgctctttctttttttgtagttCGACTTTCTTTTAGCTTCGAATAGACGACActtttcaattcaaaatttgGTCGAGTTCCCGGTGGGAGAGGTAGTTGATGTACCATTGGCACAAACTGGTGAAGGTATTGCAGAATGTGAACTTCTCAGATGGTTTGTGCAAGAGGTGGGTAATTCATCTTTCTTTAGAATCTCCCATATTGTTTCAAGAAGCAGCTTTTGGCTTCAGTGCTCGACTTTAAGCTTTGACCAAGTTTTTATGGAAATTGAGGCTTCTGTCATCCGGATGAGAATTTTAAAGATTTCTATTGTTGACTAAAACCTGGGGGAAGAACTAAAATAAATTATGGATTGCATACATGGATTTTTTGTGTGTTAACATTGAACACCTAGGTTCCTATTGGATACGACACGAGCAACAAATGTGAACTTTGATATTATTCTTTGGCAGGGTGAAATAATTGAAGAATTTCAACCACTCTGTGAAGTTCAGAGTGACAAAGCAACTATTGAAATTACAAGTCGTCACAAGGGAACAGTTTCAGAACTTCTTTATATTCCTGGTGACATCGTGAAGGTCAGAAATTGAACAACTTTCTAGAACTTCATGTTCAACTTATCATTCAAAACTTATCAGAGGATTGTGTACCCTCATGAAATTGCCACGGAGTGGGAGATGCAAAATGGCTGGAAGTTTAGGATTACTCATTCGCATGAAGAATATCATTCTACTATTAAGATTCAAGACAATATCAAACTTGTTTTCTTGGGAATAAATATATTGGGCTTAGTTCCTTTAGCATAGTGAATCTTATAGAGTATTTCTAACCCCataattttggacaatgaagtGGAATTTCTTCTTCAGTAAACTTGTTATTTTTGTCTTCCATAATCAAACACTCCCCAAAAGATCTTATGTTTTCGTATACAATAAATTTCAGGTTGGAGAGACCCTTGTAAAGATGGTTGTTGGGGGATCGCACTGTCCGAGACAGAGTTCTGATTCTCCAGAAATTGATCTtcataagaaagaaaataatgttTCTGCTCCTGAGCAGAACAAAACTAGTGTGGGTGGTGTCCTATCCACTCCCGCTGTTCGGCACTTTGCAGAGCAGTATGGTATAATGATAAATGACATCCATGGATCTGGTAAAGATGGAAGGGTATTGAAAGAAGACGTGCAGAAGTATGCAATCCAAAAAGGACTCATTAAAGATCCTTCTGCGACTGTATTTATGGAATCTGAGAAGCAGTTTCTTGGAGGAGAAAACGAAGATCCTTATGTGTCAGCTGAAGTTAAAAGACATTATGATGACAAGTTTATTCCCTTGAGGTAATGTGAAAACAAACACGAACTTGGGACATTTGTCTTATATTTTGTTGAGGGGGCAGTGACAAATTACCTGAAATTTATTAATCACACTAATTAGCATTAATGCTTCAGCATGTCTAACACATAAGGATGAACTTGGAACATTTCTTTACATTTTCTCTTAACAAAATAATTTGGATTGGAAAAGATTGTGTTATGAAGTGTCAATTTCGAAGTCTGATTTCATCACATTGTGGATATGAGCACCTCAATAGTTGGGTCAACATTGCAGTATTGAATTGCTGGCTCACTGCATCTGTGATATTTGAGAGAAATAATGTTGTGACCATAacaattttcatgatttttttgatCCCATTGCTCTAATTGATTAGATTTTCTTAGTTCTCAAACATGTAACTCTGGTTTCCTCCTGGTTTGCATGCCCTCGGTGCtgttaataaattttttatattcaaAAAGATTTTTGCCTACCATTGCTATCTGTAGATTCTGGTTATTATAATGGCGTTCAGGTGCAACTTTTTAAggtgtaatttttttaagagCTACATATTATTGTCAGTTAACTTCTTGGCTGTGGAATTACTGTTTCTCTTATTTGTAAAATATACTTCTTGCGTGATGCTGAATCAGCCTTCAGTGATTTGAACTTTCTTGTGTTCTCTGTTTATTAGTTTTGCCTTTTTATTTACCGATTGCTGCTTGCTAATCACATTGCCATTTTAATGTATGTaaaaatgtttataaaaaaaaaaaaaactgagaaagTTCGGTCCTTTACATTCTGTTCTTTCAGGGGATTCCACCGGGCAATGGTGAAATCAATGTCGATGGCGGCAAAAGTTCCACATTTTCACTATGTGGAAGAGATTATTTGTGATGCACTTGTGGAGCTCAAAGTATCTTTCCAAAATAATCATTCTGAGGCAGATGTTAAATTTACTTTCCTGCCATTGTTGATAAAGTCGCTTTCGATGGCCCTGAGCAAGTTTCCATTCATGAATAGTTGCTTCAATGAGGAATTGCTTGAGGTTATTCTTAAAGGTTGGCTAGTTTATGTTATATTTCTCTTCCTTCTGTGTTTCTAAGGAGCTTTGTACTTTGATAGAAAATGGTGTTTACGGTTCCTGTTGAACAATATAGGTTCCCATAATATTGGAGTTGCCATGGCTACCCCCCAGGGTCTAGTTGTTCCAAACATAAAAGATGTTCAGAATCTTTCCATCTTGGAGGTTAGTGTTTTTTGTTAACTTCTCCTGTTTAAAATATGCAAAAcagttttcttttctgttttttgttgTTAACTTCACTTGGGTTTGAACTATGCTGTCGCATTACTTGATAGCGGTAGCTGGTAGTATGCCCTTTAAATATGGACCAGAACATTTCAGTTCCTGCAATAGTTCCCCATCATATCAATGCAAAGGTAATATGTGTATTTTTGCATAAGATTtccttgaaaattttattttctatatatttagATAACAAAGGAGCTCTCAAGGTTACAATGTCTGGCACGGGATAACAAGCTTAGCCCTGGCGATGTATCTGGTGGAACAATAACTCTGAGCAATATCGGAGCAATAGGTGGAAAGTTTGGCGTCCCTCTCCTCAACTTGCCTGAAGTCGCCATCATTGCACTCGGTAGAATTCAGAAAGTTCCTCGACTTGGAGATGACGGAAACGTGTACCCTGTTTCAATCATGAGCGTAAGTAATGCTTCAATATTGTCACACACGTACACAGCTGGTCGCCGGCACTGGATAATCTTTTGGTGCCCCGTGTCATGGTTATAAGAAATTTATGAGGATATGAGAAAAACAACCAATGCTGACACATTGTTCAAATAAGATGTTATCGGATTGCGTCATGGTCTAGTTTAGTATGAAACATTAACTGGTGTATCAGATGAGACTACGAGTATCTGGTTACCATGTTCGTCGTCTGATGTTGATTGTATGCTGATGTCAGTCTAACACAGTTTTTGCTTTCTCAGGTTAATATTGGTGCAGATCACAGAGTCTTGGATGGAGCAACTGTTGCCAAATTTTGCAACGAGTGGAAGCAGTTAATTGAAAAACCAGAGCTGCTTGTGTTGCACTTGAGATGACTTTCTTAGTGAACCTCAAACATGCATGCAGAACAGAAGATCTAAGAAATGAATGAGGGATATAAGAGAGATGGCTTGACTTGTTTGTCAAAGAACTTCAATTCAGTGACAATAATTTGAACACAAGATGTTGGAGATGAACTGCTCAttggtatatatctatattttaaattaaatcaacaagttgaataaTCCTTATCAGTAATCAAGCGTCGAGCCTTATCAATCCTTGGGGTAGGATAAGAGtggaaagggaaagggaaagttcactcaaattaacaaatattgtcTGTTTTTGGATTTATCGGTCTATTGTGGATATGCTCGTATGGCTTTGTTCTTTTTGGTCGTCTTGCTTAACGATACTTGAGTCGAAATAGCTTTGTTGATTGAGGGAAGTATGggcttttcttataaaccaaTTATAAGTCTAACACTCTCCCGTAGGGTTGTAAGAAAATAATTGAATCGATGGGTAACTTCCCACGTCACACATTTATGAATTGAGTTATGTAATACCCAGTGGATAGTTAGCCATCCAAAATTGAAAATGCAAACCCACTGGGCCTGGATGGACTTAGTTGGGCCTTCCCAGGCCTTCCTTTTCGTAATGAGTATTCGCTGTAGTTGCGAACTCGAGCCTTTTAACAATCCAGATCAAAAAGGTGGGAAAGCGAGCAAGCAGTGACTGAGTGGTTCGTCATTTCGTCGTTGTGAAACCCACTTGGCCACTATCGCAACCGTTTTGAACCGCCAAGAACCGTCACCAAAGTTCGACGACCAACAAAACACACAATGCACTCAATTGACTCTGTTTCAAAACCTTACCAGTTGTTTATCAATCATGGCACTCCCAATTCACCCACACATGGCTATGTCACTCCCAGCTCTCGCTCTCCTTGTTGCCACCGTCTTCCAACTTGCAAGTTCAGGTATCATTAGATATTCTCCTTCTAATTATTTTCACTTAATTTTCTTATGTTTTCCTTTAATGGGTATAAGTATAAAGTTGAGAGTAATGTAAATAATTTGATTTATGGTAGATGAAGGAACAGTACCCAAGTTTGCTTTCAGTTGGTGGGATGATAAGAACACATTCCAAGCCGGGGTTACTGCAACCATAAAGATCAAAGTATTGGGAGAATTTGACAGCAAGGGAAATGCTTCACTTGAAAAGAGTGCTTTTAGTCCTACAATCTCGGTGAATGGAAAGATGGGTAACAGTTCTTATATTTCTGGGGTTCTTCTGCTTACTGAGGAGGATACTGGAAATTGGAAAATTCTCTTCACTCCAATCATGGTTGGGTTGTTTAATGTGATTATTAATGAAGAACCCTTTGAAGTATTTGATTCCTCTCTCCATTTCAATGTTACACCAGGTATTCTCATCTAAACTTCCTCTTTTCCTTCTTGATTCAATATGGGCTGTTTTAGATCATGGGTATGACATTATTTGTGCATACTAGGTGACCATCATATCAAAATCATCCATTTTAAGTCCATCTTGTCATATTTGGTCCCTGTTCCTGTGGCTTCTTCGAATGATCAAATTGTGTattaggagagagagagaacttaTAGTGTAGTCAACACTTTGATATTGAGTTGTTGCATTACTGGATACTACACAATTGAAAGTTTGATTCTGAGCTATACAATTGAAAAACTGGTTGATTTTGATGCCCTTGACCTGTAATGATATACATTAAAAATTAGAGAttactttgttttgttttattattcaATGTTTTGGATGTTGAGGTGATACAAGTGTTTGTTGTTTGAATGAAGGACCTATTTACCCATCTGTTTGTGTTGCTTCATGGATGGGTCTTGCGAATGAGTTTGAAGTGGGAGCAAAAGCTACCATTCTTATTCTTCCTAAAGATGCGTTTGGGAATAATGCTCTCCCTACTGGTGAGGAACTGAATTCTTATAATTTTATGCTGAGAGCACATTACTTAAATGGTTCCATTGCAAGTGTCCCGAACATCACATATGTGGGTTGGAATGAAGTTGGCAATATTCTCATTGACTTCATTATGGTGAAATCTGGAGACCTCTTAATGCATGTGCAAGGGGGAAATCAATCTCTGAATGGCTCACCACTTACATTCAAGGTGAACCCAGGTGATGCACATCCCAGTTATCATAAGCTCATGCTGTGCCTTTTCATTGACTATATAAGCGTTTTGCAGCTGTTTTCATGGCAAACAGAGGATAAATTAACAATGGAGGAGGGAAAGTTAAAAGAAATTGGAATTTTGGTTGTGCATTTCTTATAGATATTGATGTTGATTGATATAAGGGGAATTGACTTTTCTGCTTGACAGTTCGCTCAAGctcacccacacacacacacctttgtgtcaaaaacaaaacaatatgaCAGCATATATGGTTAattgaaataatttattttggttttgaaggtccattcttctttgcattCCGGAGACTGTTTAGTAACTTACGTGAATATAAGTCATCAGTTGTCCATGTCTATGTATTTGTATTGCGTGCTTCAGAAATAGTTCCTATGGTATGTGGTTGAATTGTAGTGTGTGATTGACATAATCATCCAGCAACTTGAAATCGTGTATTTTTAGTTCAATTAATTATATGCTTGTCATTTAGTAACTAGATCTAGTACTGAACTTTGACAGGACCGCTGGATGTTTCCAATTGCGTGGCccaattgaaatttgaaacaaatgCCTGGCAACTTTTCTCCAGGATGGAAATTTTAATATACCAGCATGATCGGTACAGGAACCTTGTCCCTGGAAAATATGAATTTGATGCTGACATTGTTGAGAAGGAGACTAACCTTTCTATGCCTGTGGCGGATTTGCACTTCGAAGAGGTGGCACCAGGAATTCAGTTATTTTCATTTAGCATATTGGAACCAGGGAACTTCTGGCTCACAATATCGAATACAAAGCATAACAAGAGCATCTCAAATATGCCGTATGCTTACACTGCCTTTATAGGTATGCTTACAGGTTAATACAGTGTTGTATTATTGATTGTGCTTTTTGATATTCTGGTGTTTTCTCTCGCTTTCTCTCtcaattcaattgatttatgttTAATTAAGGTTCTTATGAACTCCAGGGGTTGATGGTTAGCTGATACTTATGTCCCTGATGTATATAGATATCCAAAATTCATTCTAAAATAATTGCTATTTTATCTGATTCACTTTGAATAGGTTATTGCGATGGATTGAAAAGCATAGTTAATGGTTCTGGTTTAAATGATTCTATTGCTGGGGAAATGGTGAAGTTTTCAGTTTATCTGAATGATATTTTCCAATATCCCTCTCCAGTTGAAGTAGAAAGGCTTCAAGTCCAAATTGTAAAGGAAAATGATTCGTATAGTCCACAGCCAACTATCTGCCCAATGCAGATCATCAATGGTATATGCAAATTGGCTAtgattaaattattttcttttaaaaaaagagagaaatgatGGTTGAATTTATCTTACAAAAGTGATTGCGTCTCTGGAACAGGAAGTATACCAACCCCAGAATGGAACTATGTTGCTATCAGTCAAATAGCAAATACTCCTGCACCATCTATTGCACCATCTACAGATCTGAGTAACACTGTGAGATTTGCATTTGTATATATCCTTTAAGAGcagtttattttaattttttatgattgtttctttctttgcttCAGTCTTTTGGAAGCTCGAAAGTTCAAGTTAGTGCTTTCAGTGTAATTTTTACTCCTGAGAAGAGTGGTATATATCAAATTTATGTCTTCTGTGGAAATATTTTGCTGAACGGTGGTCCATTTACAAAAGAAGTAAAAGCAGGTAGTGTGTTTTTTGATAGCCTAATATGTTTGATCATATCTTTTACTTTCCCGGGTTAATATGTTAAGGGTGAAAAACAAGAAGTTgattttatcaaaaaagaaaaagaagaagagaggaagagaaagaaggtCAAAACTTCTACAAATGTAACCAAAATTTTAAATGGtagtgaatgagttagaaccATGAAATTTGCCTTTTCAAACTATTATACTGCCCGCCCAGCTTTCTGGTACTTCTGAAATATTTCAGTGAAGAAAAAATCGATCTTGGCTTTGTTCTTTAATATCTAACTTTTAGCTTTTCACATCACCTTTTATTCATCACAAGCTGTGATGTTTTCTTATTTATGTGAGTAAGCACCACataatttgatgtcttagaatGGTTGAGTTGTAATCATGATAGTTGCATGTGTAACTTACCTTCTTTAATTTCTGATGACATATTTATTCCCACTGTTTATCAGGTGAGGTCAATGTTTCTCTCTCTGGAAATATGAGATTTGCCCCTAAGGTACCAAAGCTGGTCAAAAATGAAATACTTGTGCAGCTTGTGGATTCGTATTCCAATCCTGTTCCTTTGCAACAATCAAGGTTGAATCTAGAGATTGCTTCCACTAACAGGTCTGGTTTCTCAAGT is from Tripterygium wilfordii isolate XIE 37 chromosome 14, ASM1340144v1, whole genome shotgun sequence and encodes:
- the LOC120015103 gene encoding lipoamide acyltransferase component of branched-chain alpha-keto acid dehydrogenase complex, mitochondrial-like, with amino-acid sequence MICRRIWHGRAWSSCRRILYPYAAESPSPFPSPVSWRSSFDSASCLYASNQIAFDFLLASNRRHFSIQNLVEFPVGEVVDVPLAQTGEGIAECELLRWFVQEGEIIEEFQPLCEVQSDKATIEITSRHKGTVSELLYIPGDIVKVGETLVKMVVGGSHCPRQSSDSPEIDLHKKENNVSAPEQNKTSVGGVLSTPAVRHFAEQYGIMINDIHGSGKDGRVLKEDVQKYAIQKGLIKDPSATVFMESEKQFLGGENEDPYVSAEVKRHYDDKFIPLRGFHRAMVKSMSMAAKVPHFHYVEEIICDALVELKVSFQNNHSEADVKFTFLPLLIKSLSMALSKFPFMNSCFNEELLEVILKGSHNIGVAMATPQGLVVPNIKDVQNLSILEITKELSRLQCLARDNKLSPGDVSGGTITLSNIGAIGGKFGVPLLNLPEVAIIALGRIQKVPRLGDDGNVYPVSIMSVNIGADHRVLDGATVAKFCNEWKQLIEKPELLVLHLR